The window taaaccttaccctaattataatcactaagactaaccccaatactaaccctaaacctaaccctaattataacccttacactaattataattataagcctaaccctaaccctaattctaaccctcaccctaattctaaccctaaccctaactctaattttaattataatcaataattatATTCTTTAACGCTAatgctaattataattataaccctaaccctaattctaaccctaaccctaaccataacactaaaccctaaccctaacctaactataaccctaaaccctaaccctaacaataatacttagtcttaaccctaaaacctaatcctaaccataaccctaacaacatgctttatccttgaatCCTAACCCTTCTTGAGTCATAACACGAACTgtaaccttaatttagttgtaatgctaaccctaatcctaattaaaccttatccctaaccctaatactgattctaattgaacttgaacctgaacccttaccccaagcattatcctacaataataactataatcattaactaaaaccaattataactattattttatctataatactataactccctctaatctagaccctaacaaccctaatcctgacccaaaccctaactctcatagctatcatcatagactatctttctatgcaatcttaaccctaaccctaaccctaaccctaatcctaattattattctagacctaactctaaccctaatcctaattttaattataatctttaaactttaccctaattataatcactaagactaaccccaatactaaccctaactctaacaatGATCCTATACGAAAACCAAAACTTGAtggtaaccctaaccatgatatacaccctaattgttatcatattcctaaccctgaccatgatataaaccttaaccctgaccataatactaaccttaaccctaatccaaaacataaccataaactgaatcctaatcctaaccataccctcaattataattgtaaccctgacactaaaccctaaccctaaccataaatttaaccctaatattaaaccgtaaccataaccctaaccctaaccatgatcctaattgtaatcctaaaccttaatgctaaccataatcctaaaccaaaaccaaaccctagaacgttgatgctaaccctaaccatgatataaaccctaaacattatcataaccctaaccctaatcataaatctaacccgaaccatgatgtaaaccttaaccctaaccataacactaaccttaaccctaatgctaaccataaccataatactcgtaattaaataaagatttatattatcattaaataaagtttaatatatcttagattttagtatttgctttgatcttgcaacacatatatattatataaaatactctaaatagatatttaaaatttcatatatctctacgtaataatataataatattgtaatataatttattttagaacaaacaaatataaaataataataataataattgcaataataatattacatataattgcaacaaacattaataatataatattatatagttctattttgattttttttattgtttctcATGTTGCGTCGTGACtactactagcttacatatatttgattaaaCCTAAACTCTAATAGGCGCCTCGATAAGGATATCTCTCcacgtattatatatatatatatttgattaaaaatcaaatatatgtaagctagtgaTAATTCTGTTGTAACGCTCTTGTTATAGCTGACAGACTGTTTGTTACAACTGTTTTGCTGAAGTTGCTGCTATCCCTGCTATATCTTTGTAATCTGATTCTTAATCTAATAAAaataattgaattaaaaaaaatattatcattaaCATATACCATTTTTCAAtgagtttttattttttaattttaaattataagcaCAGAAAAGTATAACCAAATATTAATTACTCTGTTCTCAAAACAATTTTACAAAAGAAGCAACTATTCTCGCATAAAATAGCATACCCATACCAAAAATCCATACATGCATACATCACCCACTTGCTGCTGTGATTGACTTTCCAAGATACGAGCGCACACAGAACAAACGGAGCAAACAGAAAAGTGAAAAGTATTTGTTTTTAAATCTTTTTgttcttatattttattttatattcataagctgtaattttttttaaagtgttttaatttatttaatatattataaatgattgtgaatgtatattttttatttttacaaaaatatataaatatataatctattatagatataaatataatatattagatattaatattatataatatattatacaatatgaatattatattatttatttatattgttatattatagtataatataaataatataaaatatttttgttttgttcttttgtcCAAATACTTTTTGAAAAACAAAGTAAAATTAAAGTTTGacaatgagaaaaataaaataatttttaatgtaACTTCAAGTTAAAAAAAGTAAACAATGTGAAGTAAATTAAATACTAAGATAattctaaattaaaataaaataattattatgtaataaattaattatagaaaataaaaataactttTCTAGTTAAGTAAgataattcttgaaaatagagtaACTTTAAGTAGATATAAATCTATTCATGTTATATTAGTattgatattaatatttatattattattaaaaacaaataaacataattaaaatatattatattataactcATAATTATATTCAACATAATTATtgttataataatatataaatataatgattTTAATATTAACATTTGAATTAAATTATTAACTATATATTTTAtgattgattaattaaaaataaaatatagcaaacaatttaaataaaatataataaccattaaatcattcaaaaatgaaatagaataatcATTGAATAAATTAAAAGACTTAAGAATATTTTGGATAATAATATTAATCGTATAATGTAGATAATAATAATCATGTAATTATTAGATTCAAAAACTGAATCATGATTTGATATAAATGAGTAGTTTGCTAAGTATATTTACAACCCAACTCCATTTGTTCATAAATCCATTTGTCATTGTATCTATCCAACTATCTAATATTTGATTCTTCTATGTCATGACCCACAAGTTATCAACCTCACTCTTAGATATCAAAATTGGGTTATTTGTAGAATTACAAGGTGCAAATGTCACTGGAGctataaaatctttacaaaatttctcaattgttttagttgttctttgaaatattttttagTTTCTTCATCTCTATTAATTCTCAACTTCAAATTTTCAATAGTAGAATCTAGATAGGCCACCTATTCTTCCCTTTTTGTTTACCCAAATTGACTTAGATCATTTGGTAATCTTTAGTATTCATTTCTCTAACATCTTTACCTACAATAGAAGTTATTTTTTCAATAATCATATCCTTATTTTGTTTTGCCTTGATGGCTCAAAGAATTTTGGGCTTCTTCTGAGATTTCTCTTTATTTATCATTGCCTGTATTACTACCAAATTCAATGGTTGCACTTGTGCAATCCATTTTCTAGAAAAAAAGTCCAACTTAAGAAAAGTTTGGCCCTTGGGCCAATGGTAAAGAAATAGGAGGAAATCGAGATATGTATTGAGATACATCTTACAAAACATAAACTAATCATGTGGAGGTTGAAAAGCACGATGTGTAGCTCAACCTAGAACTTCATATTTACAATGTGTCAAAAAgctaatttaaatttgaaataggaAAGGGCCtaaatagaattaaaataaatagaatataCTTATAATCATTAAAGTCAAAATAGGGAAATTCCTATATAAAATTGAAGTGAAATGAGGCACACTAAAGAAAGGGCCTAAAATGtgtgtgtaatgcccaccaaaataccctagagaaaataactaatataactaacaaatagagataaaaaaattttaaaacatcAATTAGCTTCACATAAATGCATAGAACGTTAGGAACATAACCATACCATAACAACATATAATGCAAGTGGAATTGACATCATAACCATTATCATCTCAAGACATACATATATCTATTCACTATTTCCCCTAGGGTACTTTAATGTCACTACTTACTAACAACAACGCATAAACACATCCATATCATGAAACCAttaacatccatttcatttaaAATCTACTCGATTACTTTCTTCCCGTCATGACAATTATGAGATATTAAATACATATTTGCATAACCCCATAAATCTCCTAAGATCATTTTAAAGTACCAAGTCATatgttcctatttttcttttttgcaaaccatctatcataacAATATCACCTTTTTTCCAACTAAACATCAGCTAATGCAATCTAGTTCATTTCCTTTAGGAGTAACCACACAACCTACAAGCTATTCATTCATAATCATATTCCTAAGATAACCAACATTAAGGAACAACATCATTTCTATTAGAACTTTCACTTATATACATACATGAATCATTTAGCTTTTCCACTTCTATTCATAGGCACACACAAGAAAATCCAATCACATTACTAAATCGTTCAATTCTTTTccaatctagaattacatacataatgaatatccaTTTGCATCAATCATAAACTATTACAACTCATCATGATCTTAGCCTTCCACAAGTCCTATTACGTTTGATCATGAATTACTAATTACATAATCTCTAACCATTGATTATCCATACTTATCCAATCTTCAATTCTAAAGTATAAACTTTTCTCTTTTATAATGGAAGATTCTACACAAGTCTAAAGCATAATTTTCATATCGACCTTATAAGACACACATATTTCCAATCTAATAGCTTCATTACTCATCCATGAGCCTTAATCCCTAAAAGCATAGATATTGATAAACCAAGATACATTATAGGGCCAACAAGGATTACTACACTATATTTATTATAAGAGTAATGGTCACAACCTATCACATCCTACACCATTAATCACATTAGACATGCATACAACACTAAATGCACATCAATAGATCCATtcacattatttccatcaatgaatCAATTTTCAAGATACAACAAATACATCCATGTGTTCCCTTACAAAATTCATAGCCATGTCCCATACATTAGCTATCATTACATATATGTCATAGGGGCATAGCTCTCATCTACATATACAATTAACTTatgaaatccacaacacatatttTATACAAATCATTGCATCCATCTGCTACAATATCCATCCATaagctgaagagataagaatccGCATCCATGCACAAGAGTATCCaataagaacatcccaatggaagaaggcaccaAACCACCTGACcattggaaccaaataggaaccaccccctgtgctaggagatgaaatGGGGTTCTAACTCATACTCAAGATCTAGGCTGACACTTATTGACCAAGGGACTCATCATGCCAACCATAAACTTCAACAACCataacaatgaatcaaatcacatcacaaggctaatcataaatcaataaactcctagaggcataattaacaatcaaggcataaggataatggacacatgtaggaaagagtgtcatcacatgctagcctcatgtggAATCCACCTCAGccttggagccaaacaagggagaACGATATATCGCTTCAGCAGTcttcccaatactagatcccaaaacCACATCCCTGAGTATCATTGGGGCACAAAATCATAATCCTTgatttcattatcttgattatgtgaattCCTATTTACCCCAACCCACTAAttcaattattattattgttatcacttgaaattttagttattttttttatttatatcatatttttttaatttttaaaatagatTATATAAAGTTTACATAATTAATTTATGAAAACTCTACTAAATGCTTGTAACATTagaaataaaaaatgagaaaacggaaagaaaagaagagaatgtaAAAGATTTATTCTCTTATACCATATGTGAGGTCTCTAATGAAGAAAACTATGCCTCTCATAGATAAGATATATGCGACCCTTAAGTTGTCTCATATGATAAAAGTGACTTTTAAAAGTGGTGTAAGGGTAGTGTTTGGAGCACTATTTCTACACTTCCATTAAATGTTGAATCTTGGGTTTAATTTCATTGAAAGCAAAATCTGCAGATAAATCTTCAATTTGTAGTTGCCCTCATGACCATTTCAAGTGGGTCTCTAATTTGATAATGGGGTTTTATCTTTATGGAAGATTTTTATGAAGAATCTAGCAATGGAAATAGATTTTTATGACCATTAACTACGTCTCCAAAAGGGTGAGGCAATCCCCACAAGAATGGTACATCAAAGGTGGTCATTCAATACTTTTAGATAACATCATCACATAGTTTGGCGTGTCATCAAGGATAGTTATCAGTCACCTGAAATTAAAGCAAATTTGTTTTATCGAAGGCTAGGTATATACTTTTCATAATGGTCGGCGAAGACATTGAAAAGCCACAGAATTCGGGTCATATTGGTAGTCAGTGAGACGCGAATCCTCACTTGGAATTAAAGCTCTAGAATTTACACCTGTCTTTCATTTGAACATTTAATTTTTCTGTGATCTCTCTCTTGAACGTAACTGCtgttttgaaaaatgataagggaCTACTTTTCGTCCTCCGCTCCTTTGATTTCGCTACTTTTAACACTCTTTTTTATATCGTACTCAGCCTCACTATTTGCAGGGAGCCTTGCTATTCCTTACGCAACTGCGTATGGAGGCAGAACATGGATGAACAATATCCAGTCTCTAGATTTTGTGGCACCGTCAGTTTACAAGATGCACTCGTCAGACCGATCCTTTTGAGCAGTAATATCTCATATAATGATATGAATCTGCAGTTTGGATGTGGATTCCTCTGCTATGGCAGTCCTTGTGACACAGGCTACCTACTTGCAACTTTCTTTGCTGTTTACGACATTGATGGTAGGCTGTTTGATATGGAAATGGTGTGGAGTTCTAACCGAGACCAGATGGTGCAAGAAAATGCAACCCTAACACTCAGCTCCATAGGACAACTTGTATTAAGGAACTCAGATGGCACTTTCGTGTGGTCTGCAAATACATCCACCCAGCTTTTCAAAGGATGGTGATACGAGAATCTGGGAACCTTGTTCTCTATAACACCTCTGATGGAATCATCTGGCAGTCTTTTGACTATCCAACTGATACCCTGCTGCGAGGGCAGAAATTAAAGGCAGGACAGAAGATTACAGCAAACATTTCTCATAAGAATACAAGCCAATGTCGTTTCTATTGTACCTTGCTTCATGATAGTTTTGCTATGTTTACAGCCTCTGCACCTGCTAAAATGTATTTCAGATATCCCGAGACACGTGCAGGTGTTGAGTTCTCTTATATTCAGTTCGACAATCAGTCCGTCCATATATATTCTCAAGGAGGAGGACCACCGTCAATCAATTTATCAGTATCCAAAACCTACCTTTACTTTAGGTTAGATTCAGATGGACATTTAAGGGTTTGCTCCATCCTCCAAACAACGGGAAGATCTTCCCCTGACTATCTGCCATCCTTTATGAGATCAGTGGCTGAGTGCGATTATCCAAGACCATGCGGAGACTATGGTGTTTGCACAAATGGTCAGTGCAGCTGTCCAACAAATGGCAATGCTTTCAAACCGATTGATGTCACAGAACCCAATTTCGGATGTGTTCCTCGCGTTCCTCTGGTGTGCTCAGATAAAAGTAGGCGCAAAGATCATCACTTTTTGGAACTGGAGCACGTTTCCTACTTTACATATGTTTTCGAAAATGCCTCCAGACCAGGATTGATTTCATCTGAGGAATGTAAAAGACTTTGCCCTGAAGACTGCTCTTGCAAAGCAGCTTTTTTCAGGTATGAGGCCAATTTTTGTACTGGTTATTGCTATCTAGAGTCCAATATCTATTCTATGAAAACTAATAGTCCAGTACATGAGTTTTACAATTCCGCTGCTTATATTAAAATCCAGTCAAGGTCCAAGCGCAGTAAATACTTGGTTGTCGTCATCATCTGTGCTTCTGTGGGCGGAGCGCTAGCTCTATTAATCTTATTGTGGGCATGGATAAATAAGTCTCAGAATAGCAGACAGCagacagaaaaggatgaagatgatggtGAGCATGATCATGTAGATTGGCCAGGACGCTTACCATTGTCGTTCTCATTCCAAGATTTGCAAGACGCAACAAATGGCTTTAGTATGAAGTTAGGAAGAGGAGGGTTCGGGTCAGTTTACGAAGGTGTTTTGGCTGACGGCTCAAAGATAGCAGTGAAGCGCCTTGATGGGGCAGGACAATAAGAAAGGGAATTCCGGGCAGAAGTGGAAACTCTAGGAAAAATTGATCATCTTAATTTGGTAAGACTGAAGGGCTTTTGTGCAGAAAAGGCCCATCGAATGCTTGTATACGAGTATCTACCAAATGGGTTTCTGGACAAATGAATTTTTTCCAAAAATACCCATCGACATTATCTAGATTGGAAGACTAGATACAAAGTAGTTCTGAATATTGCAAGAGGATTGACATATTTACATGAAGATCGTCAAGAACAGATAATACACTTCGACATCAAGCCTCAGAACATTCTCCTGGATCAAAATTTCAATGCTAAGGTCTCAGATTTTGGTTTGGCAAAGTTGGTTAACAGAGAGCAAAGCGAAGTGATAACCATGATGAGAGGGACACCAGGGTATATGGCACCAGAGTTACTGAACTTGCATTTCACAGAGAAGGCAGATATATTTAGCTTTGGTGTTATGGTGATAGAAATTGTCAGCGGAAAACGAAGCAGAGAGCTTTCAAAGGACGGCTTGTTTTCAGTGTTACGAGTTAAGGCAGAGGAAGGGAGGTCAATAGATCTGGTCTATCCAGGACATGAAAATGAGCAAAATGGCGTAAAAGAGGCGGCAATAAAATTGTTAAAAGTGGGAATGTGGTGTGTACAGGACAATTTTACTCGGCGACCAGCGATGTCTATTGTGGTGAAGGCGTTGGAGGGTTTAATAGATACGTTTGATGATGTTCCATGGGCCTTAGAAGGGTTAACAGTTGCTTCTGATCAGCAGTCTCTCTTCTCATCTGAGCTGTCCTATGCTCCTATAACTTGTGTGTTATCTGGACCTAGATGATTTAGTTATGTTCTTGTTTTCACTACAGGCTTTTCTTTACCAATAAACCTGAGTCTATTAGTTGTCTTGGGATAGTGTGCAGCAAATTATTTCTAAGCAGTAGTATTTTCTAGACCTTCGGAACATATGATTCCCATGGAAACCTGTGCATGCTCTCTAGATAATGGTGctgtttttctagattttttttgcTTCCTTCCGTGAAATGCATTTTGTGGGTTGTTCTTACCTGCTATCAGAATTGCATCACTTTTTATTCAGCAGTTTGCCAAACAACATTTGATTTACGAAGTTCATTGCATCATGTGGTAAAACTGGAGTATTGGAATAGAGCATGGCCATCAATCACAACAGAATCAAAAGTAAGTTTGTGCCACACATTATAGTTGCAACTGACCTAATTAGTATCGATTCAAAACGAAAAAATCATGCACAAGTCATGTAATTTGTCTTGTAAAATGCTAAAAGGGGATGCTAATTGCACAAATCTGCAAGGGAAAATCAATCTTCTAATTGCATTTCATACAACAAATTGGGAGCTTATGTTTCATATTAATTGTCATTCAACAGCGTCGAAAAAAATTTTGCAAAGCTCTGTTACCGCTTTAAGCTTAGGAACATTTGTCTCCTGCGAAAATCTGTGTATGCTCTCAAATACGGTTGTCCTTTCTAAGATTTCCTTTCTCTGTTTTCTCAAAATGCAATTGGCTGATTGACTTTCCCTGGAAGGTTTGTGAATTTCCGATCATCTAAAATTAGAGGTTTAACTAAATGTTTTTTGGTCGTTGTTCCCCTGTGAAGTGTAGGAGAGAACAGGGGACGTCACATATCTAAATAGTACTGAATTGAAATTTTCTTCAATACAAGAGGGAATacagaaaaaataaacaaaattctaAACATCTTTCCATCTAACCCCACTGTCCCTGTTTCTCCTTAACACCAAAACCAATGTTATCTCTTTCCTCCTAGAATTTTGACCTCTGTGTC is drawn from Cryptomeria japonica unplaced genomic scaffold, Sugi_1.0 HiC_scaffold_599, whole genome shotgun sequence and contains these coding sequences:
- the LOC131045191 gene encoding G-type lectin S-receptor-like serine/threonine-protein kinase SD2-5 — protein: MDEQYPVSRFCGTVSLQDALVRPILLSSNISYNDMNLQFGCGFLCYGSPCDTGYLLATFFAVYDIDGRLFDMEMSFDYPTDTLLRGQKLKAGQKITANISHKNTSQCRFYCTLLHDSFAMFTASAPAKMYFRYPETRAGVEFSYIQFDNQSVHIYSQGGGPPSINLSVSKTYLYFRLDSDGHLRVCSILQTTGRSSPDYLPSFMRSVAECDYPRPCGDYGVCTNGQCSCPTNGNAFKPIDVTEPNFGCVPRVPLVCSDKSRRKDHHFLELEHVSYFTYVFENASRPGLISSEECKRLCPEDCSCKAAFFRYEANFCTGYCYLESNIYSMKTNSPVHEFYNSAAYIKIQSRSKRSKYLVVVIICASVGGALALLILLWAWINKSQNSRQQTEKDEDDGEHDHVDWPGRLPLSFSFQDLQDATNGFSMKLGRGGFGSVYEGVLADGSKIAVKRLDGAGQ